The following proteins are co-located in the Candidatus Terasakiella magnetica genome:
- a CDS encoding LutC/YkgG family protein: MTNTARENILAKLNAAQPSKTYEASDFNVLKEKQLSPEERIRKYKEVTTAVNTVVFDLDRANWVEQLEKLLEEKGIRHLMYAPSCDLGQNIEEKWSQKSAALVPYNKAMEECKDVLFDIDAAITSTLGAVAETGSVILWPTKEEPRLLSLTPPVHIAVVQADKFYNTFYEAIESSNWASNMPTNALLISGPSKTADIEQELCYGVHGPKELIVLIIHD, from the coding sequence ATGACTAATACAGCCCGAGAAAATATCCTAGCCAAACTGAATGCAGCCCAGCCTTCTAAAACATATGAAGCCTCAGACTTTAATGTGTTGAAAGAAAAACAGCTCAGTCCAGAAGAGCGCATCCGAAAATATAAAGAGGTCACAACAGCGGTAAATACGGTTGTGTTTGACCTTGATCGCGCCAATTGGGTGGAGCAGTTGGAAAAGCTGCTTGAAGAAAAAGGTATCCGTCATTTGATGTATGCCCCCTCTTGTGATTTGGGCCAAAACATCGAAGAAAAATGGTCGCAGAAATCCGCTGCCCTTGTCCCCTACAACAAGGCGATGGAAGAATGCAAAGACGTGCTCTTTGATATTGATGCGGCTATTACCTCAACTCTGGGCGCGGTGGCTGAAACCGGTAGTGTGATCTTATGGCCCACTAAGGAAGAGCCTAGATTGCTCTCGCTCACACCGCCTGTGCATATCGCCGTGGTGCAGGCTGATAAATTCTACAATACATTTTATGAGGCGATTGAGAGCAGCAACTGGGCGTCAAACATGCCGACAAATGCTTTGTTGATTTCCGGTCCCAGTAAAACCGCCGATATCGAACAAGAGCTTTGTTATGGCGTTCATGGCCCTAAAGAGCTGATCGTCCTCATCATTCACGACTAA
- a CDS encoding (Fe-S)-binding protein, with protein MSRIYPDKPQSVYFFGTCLVDLFYPKAGVAGMELIKREGVEVIFPQGQSCCGQPAFNSGHRDDAREVARAQLGLFPKDIPVVLPSGSCAGMMHKHYPELFEGDRDYDKACELASRVYELSDFLLNVLKVDLTDQGDPLKITWHGSCHSQREMGVREQPKELIKQLSNVELVELAREKECCGFGGTFAVRQPEISAAMVSDKVDDAEATGAEKLISGDCGCMMNITGHMEHRSSELSGQHLAEFLWERTNGNR; from the coding sequence ATGAGCCGTATTTATCCTGATAAACCTCAATCCGTGTATTTTTTCGGCACCTGTCTTGTGGATTTATTTTATCCCAAGGCAGGGGTTGCGGGGATGGAATTGATCAAGCGCGAAGGCGTTGAGGTCATCTTTCCCCAAGGACAAAGCTGTTGCGGTCAACCGGCGTTTAATTCCGGTCACCGCGATGACGCCCGCGAAGTTGCACGCGCACAGCTGGGTTTATTCCCAAAAGATATTCCCGTTGTGCTGCCTTCTGGGTCTTGTGCAGGCATGATGCATAAACATTATCCAGAATTGTTTGAAGGTGATCGTGATTATGACAAGGCTTGTGAGCTTGCTTCGCGTGTTTATGAACTGAGCGACTTCTTGCTCAATGTGTTGAAGGTCGATCTTACTGATCAGGGGGATCCGCTTAAGATTACATGGCATGGTTCCTGTCATTCCCAACGTGAAATGGGTGTGCGCGAACAGCCAAAAGAACTGATCAAGCAATTATCAAATGTGGAGCTGGTTGAGCTTGCCCGCGAAAAAGAATGTTGCGGTTTTGGCGGAACGTTTGCTGTACGCCAGCCTGAAATCTCTGCGGCTATGGTGTCTGATAAAGTTGATGATGCAGAAGCCACGGGTGCTGAGAAACTGATCTCGGGTGATTGCGGTTGCATGATGAATATCACAGGCCATATGGAACATCGCAGCAGCGAGCTCTCAGGCCAGCATTTAGCAGAGTTTTTATGGGAGCGTACCAATGGGAATCGTTAA
- a CDS encoding pyruvate carboxylase, with amino-acid sequence MINRPEKIRRLLAANRGEIAIRICRAASELGIETVAIYSNEDRFALHRFKADESYLIGEGKGPVEAYLDIETIIRVAKDANVDAIHPGYGLLSENPTFARRCEEEGLIFVGPKAEVMEGLGNKVSARNLAVRAGAPVVPATNALPDDEEVIKAEAAKVGYPMITKASWGGGGRGMREIESEAELLQQVDAAKREAKAAFGNDELYLEKLVRRARHVEVQIIGDTHGNVVHLFERDCSVQRRNQKVVERAPAPYLNDEKRTELCEAALKIARTANYSCAGTVEFLMDVDTEEFYFIEVNPRVQVEHTVTEVVTGIDIVQAQIRICEGAMIGRDDSGVPAQEDIKLNGHSIQCRVTTEDPENNFIPDYGKILAYRGATGFGIRLDGGTAFSGALVTRYYDSLLEKVTAWGASPNEAVARMDRALREFRIRGVATNLTFLENVLSHEKFLTGAYTTKFIDTAPELFDMPKRQDRASKLLNFLGEVMVNGNPEVAGRIHPNHIHHPSAPNYAVPIGDGLKQKLANEGPKAVADWMLAQDRLLLTDTTMRDAHQSLLATRVRTDDLVKIAPSYAARLPELFSVECWGGATFDVAMRFLKECPWERLERLSAAMPNHLTQMLLRASNGVGYTNYPDNAVKYLVERAANAGMDVFRVFDSLNWVENMRVAMDAVLDTGKMCEATVCYTGDTLDANRSKYDLKYYVDMAKELEGAGAHILAIKDMAGLLKPAAATQLFSALKNEISIPVHFHTHDTSGIAAASILAAAEAGVDAVDAALDSMSGLTSQANLGSIVAALKNTPRDTGLDQTALRKVSDYWEAVRANYVGFESDIRCGTSDVYNHEMPGGQYTNLRQQARSLGIEEHWSEVSDAYADVNQMFGDIVKVTPSSKVVGDMALMMVTSSLSRDDVENPDKEIAFPDSVVSFFKGELGQPTGGFPKALQDKVLKGETPITVRPGSVMDPLDLDAERKAAEEIAGRTISENELASYIMYPAVFRDYVSHQNEFGDVTVLPTGAFFYGMEAGEEMAVDIAKGKTLFIRFRAMSDADEEGRRTVFFELNGQPRNVKITDKATAPQKEAAPKAEDGNENHVGAPMPGLVVSVAVKEGDEVERGDVLCSIEAMKMETSVLAEKSGTIERVVSSAGTQVDTKDLLVVLG; translated from the coding sequence ATGATCAACCGTCCTGAAAAAATCCGTCGTCTATTAGCTGCAAACCGTGGTGAAATTGCCATTCGGATCTGCCGTGCGGCATCCGAGCTGGGGATTGAGACCGTTGCGATTTATTCCAACGAAGACCGTTTTGCCCTTCATCGTTTTAAAGCTGATGAATCATATCTGATTGGTGAAGGTAAAGGTCCGGTTGAAGCTTACCTTGATATTGAAACCATCATCCGTGTGGCAAAAGATGCCAATGTGGATGCGATCCATCCCGGCTATGGCCTGCTTTCTGAAAATCCGACTTTTGCGCGCCGTTGTGAAGAAGAAGGTCTTATCTTTGTTGGGCCAAAAGCGGAAGTCATGGAAGGGCTTGGCAATAAGGTTTCTGCGCGCAATCTTGCCGTGCGCGCTGGTGCGCCAGTGGTGCCTGCAACAAACGCGCTGCCCGATGATGAAGAGGTGATTAAGGCTGAGGCGGCAAAGGTCGGCTATCCCATGATCACCAAAGCCTCATGGGGTGGTGGTGGTCGCGGTATGCGCGAGATTGAAAGCGAGGCTGAGCTTTTACAACAGGTCGATGCGGCAAAACGCGAAGCCAAGGCCGCCTTTGGCAATGATGAGCTCTATTTGGAAAAACTTGTGCGCCGTGCCCGTCACGTTGAAGTGCAGATCATTGGCGATACCCATGGCAATGTGGTTCACCTGTTTGAGCGTGATTGTTCGGTCCAGCGTCGCAACCAAAAAGTCGTAGAGCGTGCCCCTGCACCTTATTTAAATGATGAAAAACGCACAGAGCTTTGTGAAGCCGCCTTGAAAATTGCGCGCACGGCGAATTATTCCTGTGCGGGTACCGTTGAATTCCTCATGGATGTGGATACAGAAGAATTCTACTTTATTGAGGTGAACCCACGTGTACAGGTGGAACATACTGTAACCGAAGTGGTGACAGGCATTGATATCGTTCAGGCCCAAATCCGTATTTGTGAAGGGGCGATGATCGGGCGTGATGATAGTGGGGTCCCTGCCCAAGAAGACATCAAGCTTAATGGTCATTCCATCCAGTGTCGTGTAACGACCGAAGACCCTGAAAATAACTTTATCCCAGATTACGGCAAAATCCTTGCTTATCGCGGGGCGACAGGCTTTGGTATTCGCCTTGATGGTGGGACGGCCTTTAGCGGGGCGTTGGTGACGCGTTATTACGATAGCCTTTTGGAAAAAGTCACCGCATGGGGTGCAAGCCCGAATGAGGCGGTGGCGCGTATGGATCGTGCCTTGCGTGAATTTCGTATTCGCGGGGTTGCAACCAATCTGACTTTCCTTGAAAATGTTCTGTCTCATGAAAAGTTCCTCACCGGGGCTTATACCACCAAGTTTATTGATACCGCGCCTGAGCTATTTGATATGCCAAAGCGTCAGGATCGTGCCTCTAAACTGTTGAATTTCCTTGGCGAAGTGATGGTGAATGGCAATCCAGAAGTGGCTGGTCGTATCCATCCAAACCATATTCATCACCCAAGCGCGCCTAACTACGCCGTGCCCATTGGCGATGGTTTAAAGCAGAAATTGGCAAATGAGGGGCCAAAGGCTGTGGCAGACTGGATGCTTGCCCAAGATCGTCTGCTTCTCACCGATACCACCATGCGCGATGCCCATCAGTCCTTGTTAGCCACCCGTGTGCGCACCGATGATTTGGTTAAAATTGCACCAAGTTATGCAGCGCGTTTGCCTGAGCTGTTCTCCGTTGAATGTTGGGGTGGGGCGACCTTTGATGTGGCTATGCGTTTCTTAAAAGAATGCCCATGGGAGCGTTTGGAACGTTTAAGTGCAGCAATGCCCAACCATTTGACCCAAATGTTGCTACGTGCCAGCAATGGGGTGGGCTATACCAACTATCCTGATAATGCGGTGAAATACCTTGTTGAGCGCGCTGCAAATGCGGGCATGGATGTGTTTCGTGTGTTTGATAGCCTTAACTGGGTTGAAAATATGCGCGTTGCCATGGATGCGGTGCTTGATACGGGCAAGATGTGTGAAGCCACGGTTTGTTACACAGGCGATACCTTAGATGCAAACCGTTCAAAATATGATCTAAAATATTATGTTGATATGGCAAAGGAACTGGAAGGTGCTGGTGCACATATCCTTGCCATTAAAGATATGGCGGGCTTGTTGAAACCAGCTGCTGCCACGCAGCTCTTTAGCGCGCTTAAAAATGAAATTTCCATTCCGGTTCATTTCCATACTCATGACACTTCAGGAATTGCAGCTGCCTCCATTTTGGCAGCCGCAGAGGCCGGTGTTGACGCCGTAGACGCAGCCCTTGACTCAATGAGCGGTCTAACCTCTCAAGCAAACCTCGGCTCTATCGTGGCGGCACTGAAAAACACCCCGCGCGACACCGGCCTCGACCAAACAGCTTTGCGCAAAGTTTCTGATTATTGGGAAGCGGTGCGTGCCAATTATGTTGGTTTTGAAAGCGATATCCGTTGTGGCACAAGTGATGTTTATAACCACGAAATGCCCGGTGGTCAGTATACCAACCTGCGCCAACAAGCGCGCAGCCTTGGCATTGAAGAACATTGGTCTGAAGTTTCAGACGCTTATGCTGATGTGAACCAGATGTTTGGTGACATCGTCAAAGTGACACCGTCTTCCAAGGTTGTGGGCGATATGGCCTTGATGATGGTGACGTCATCTTTAAGCCGTGATGATGTGGAAAACCCCGATAAAGAAATTGCGTTTCCAGACTCGGTTGTTTCTTTCTTCAAAGGCGAGCTAGGCCAGCCAACAGGTGGCTTCCCAAAAGCTTTACAAGATAAAGTCTTAAAAGGGGAAACGCCTATTACCGTGCGCCCGGGCTCTGTCATGGACCCGCTTGACCTAGATGCTGAGCGCAAGGCAGCAGAAGAAATCGCAGGTCGTACGATCAGTGAGAATGAACTTGCCTCTTACATCATGTATCCAGCGGTGTTTCGCGATTATGTGAGCCATCAAAATGAATTTGGGGATGTGACTGTTTTGCCCACAGGTGCGTTCTTTTACGGGATGGAAGCGGGCGAAGAAATGGCGGTGGATATTGCCAAGGGCAAGACCTTGTTTATTCGTTTTCGCGCTATGTCAGATGCGGATGAAGAAGGGCGACGCACCGTCTTTTTCGAGCTAAATGGTCAACCGCGTAACGTTAAAATTACCGATAAGGCAACAGCACCGCAAAAAGAAGCCGCCCCTAAGGCCGAAGATGGCAATGAAAACCATGTGGGTGCGCCCATGCCCGGCCTTGTGGTTTCTGTTGCAGTTAAAGAAGGTGATGAGGTTGAGCGCGGTGATGTGTTGTGTTCCATTGAAGCCATGAAGATGGAAACCTCTGTGCTGGCTGAAAAATCCGGCACCATTGAGCGTGTTGTTTCAAGTGCTGGAACCCAAGTTGATACCAAGGACCTTCTTGTGGTCCTTGGTTAA
- a CDS encoding LutB/LldF family L-lactate oxidation iron-sulfur protein — translation MGIVNGKNFKERASKALQDQQLRGNFRKAMDGLMTKRAAQFENGDEWTRLRALGESIKKRALSKLPELLVQLEENLIKNGIKVHWAEDVDQANEIILGILNSHDVKTVVKGKSMVSEEMELNHFLGDHGIKALEADLGEYIVQMADEMPSHIIMPAIHMNKGQIAKLFTDKLHTEYSEDAAELTAIARKELRREFANAGAGLSGVNFAVAETGTLCLVENEGNGRMVTTVPPVHIAVTGIEKVVENLSDVPALLSLLTRSATGQPITTYFNMINSPRKEGEKDGPQEVHLVLLDNGRSDVYRDVETRDTLQCIRCGACMNHCPVYTRVGGHAYGGVYPGPVGKILTPQLEGLDQYPEHASASTLCNACVEVCPVKIPIAKMLVRLRDENSGNCPHGEHPVKGRGAKSSAVEHAGWKGWKAMNANPTTYKVATKAMSKMGNLMPSSLPMLSEWTSVRSKPKFAKQTLHDLVKKMDVKND, via the coding sequence ATGGGAATCGTTAACGGTAAAAACTTTAAAGAACGTGCTTCAAAAGCGCTTCAAGACCAGCAGTTGCGCGGAAATTTCCGCAAAGCCATGGATGGCTTGATGACAAAGCGTGCCGCGCAGTTTGAAAATGGGGATGAATGGACACGTCTGCGCGCCCTTGGTGAAAGCATCAAGAAACGCGCCTTGTCCAAACTGCCAGAACTGCTTGTGCAATTGGAAGAAAACCTGATTAAAAACGGCATTAAGGTCCATTGGGCCGAGGATGTGGATCAGGCCAACGAGATTATTTTAGGGATTTTAAATTCCCATGATGTGAAAACCGTGGTGAAGGGTAAATCCATGGTGTCTGAGGAAATGGAGCTGAACCATTTTCTAGGCGATCACGGTATTAAGGCCCTAGAGGCCGATTTGGGTGAATATATCGTGCAGATGGCAGATGAAATGCCGTCTCACATTATTATGCCTGCCATTCACATGAACAAAGGGCAAATTGCCAAGCTGTTTACAGACAAGCTGCACACAGAATATTCTGAAGATGCAGCTGAGCTGACAGCCATTGCCCGCAAAGAACTCCGTCGTGAATTTGCCAACGCAGGCGCAGGCCTGTCGGGGGTGAATTTCGCGGTAGCCGAGACCGGAACGCTCTGCCTCGTTGAAAATGAGGGTAACGGGCGGATGGTGACGACAGTTCCCCCTGTCCATATCGCCGTCACCGGAATCGAAAAAGTGGTGGAAAACTTAAGTGATGTCCCCGCACTCTTAAGCCTGTTGACCCGATCAGCGACGGGTCAACCCATCACGACTTATTTCAACATGATCAACAGCCCGCGCAAAGAAGGTGAAAAAGATGGTCCCCAAGAGGTTCATCTGGTTTTGCTGGATAATGGGCGCTCTGATGTCTATCGCGATGTTGAGACCCGCGACACCTTACAGTGCATCCGTTGTGGGGCCTGTATGAACCATTGTCCTGTCTATACCCGTGTGGGCGGTCATGCTTATGGTGGGGTTTATCCCGGCCCTGTTGGGAAAATCCTCACCCCGCAACTGGAAGGTCTGGACCAATATCCAGAACATGCCAGTGCCTCAACATTGTGTAATGCCTGTGTTGAAGTGTGCCCGGTGAAAATCCCCATTGCCAAGATGCTGGTGCGTCTGCGCGATGAAAATTCCGGTAATTGTCCCCATGGAGAACATCCTGTGAAGGGCCGTGGTGCCAAATCATCCGCTGTTGAGCATGCCGGCTGGAAGGGATGGAAAGCCATGAATGCCAACCCAACCACCTACAAGGTTGCCACCAAAGCCATGAGCAAAATGGGCAATCTGATGCCGTCAAGTCTACCTATGTTGTCTGAATGGACCTCGGTACGTTCCAAGCCGAAGTTCGCCAAGCAAACACTACATGATCTTGTTAAAAAGATGGATGTGAAAAATGACTAA
- a CDS encoding methyl-accepting chemotaxis protein, giving the protein MNISGQGEQGTTAQPAISLDVNYAQEVCDLIADQTECIISFMGDKGVILASSIHERIGDIHDIAGRIMRHDMDVYDVTKQEAAKSAGMREGRNMALDVEGARVCSIGVGGPLDKARAYAAIVHLSIRTMLEAQSMESRHKAELADMLEARLNSSLEAIRGSIRTLDETCREMDERMTSTVSSGQNVSDASLSTQQNVEMVSAATTELSASVGEITRQVSDVAGAVDDMHEISNDTSSQIAQLEAAADQIGQFIQVITGISSQTNLLALNATIEAARAGEAGKGFAVVASEVKSLAKETDKATQEISAQVKRIQSQTGHSVKAINNIAHSVNTINEIVGSVSESTNQQAQATHEIAENSTQAAGAAAQISTEISEVIELAQSTERRVQTVAQTMQNLRQDTRSLSEDMKEVIQSLRVH; this is encoded by the coding sequence ATGAATATATCAGGTCAAGGGGAACAGGGAACGACTGCGCAACCAGCTATTTCGCTGGATGTGAATTATGCACAGGAAGTGTGTGATCTTATTGCGGATCAAACAGAATGCATCATTTCCTTTATGGGGGATAAAGGTGTCATTTTGGCCTCTTCCATTCATGAGCGTATCGGCGATATCCATGATATTGCCGGACGTATCATGCGCCATGATATGGATGTTTATGACGTCACCAAACAAGAAGCCGCCAAATCAGCAGGCATGCGCGAAGGGCGAAATATGGCCCTTGATGTAGAAGGCGCGCGTGTTTGCAGCATTGGAGTGGGCGGACCGTTAGATAAAGCGCGGGCTTATGCTGCCATTGTTCATCTTTCCATTCGCACCATGTTAGAAGCCCAGTCTATGGAAAGCCGCCATAAGGCAGAGCTCGCCGATATGTTGGAAGCGCGCCTTAATAGCAGCCTTGAGGCTATTCGGGGATCAATTCGCACACTTGATGAGACATGCCGTGAAATGGATGAGCGTATGACCTCAACGGTTTCATCAGGCCAAAATGTGTCGGATGCCAGCTTATCAACGCAACAAAATGTGGAAATGGTGTCAGCAGCGACCACAGAGCTCAGCGCCTCGGTTGGTGAAATTACAAGGCAAGTAAGCGATGTGGCAGGTGCGGTTGATGATATGCATGAAATATCAAATGATACCAGCTCCCAGATTGCACAGCTTGAAGCCGCGGCTGATCAAATCGGTCAGTTCATTCAAGTGATTACGGGGATTTCCAGCCAGACAAACCTGCTTGCTTTAAACGCAACCATTGAAGCTGCGCGCGCGGGTGAGGCAGGAAAAGGTTTTGCGGTTGTGGCAAGTGAGGTGAAAAGCCTGGCAAAAGAAACCGATAAAGCCACCCAAGAAATCTCAGCCCAAGTAAAGCGTATTCAATCTCAAACCGGGCATTCGGTCAAAGCGATTAATAATATCGCTCATTCGGTCAATACCATTAACGAGATTGTTGGTTCTGTTTCTGAATCAACCAATCAACAGGCTCAAGCCACCCATGAAATTGCAGAAAATTCAACACAAGCAGCAGGGGCGGCTGCGCAGATATCAACCGAGATTTCTGAAGTGATTGAGCTGGCTCAATCAACCGAAAGACGGGTGCAAACCGTTGCCCAAACCATGCAAAATTTACGACAGGACACACGATCGCTTTCAGAAGACATGAAAGAAGTGATACAGTCACTGCGTGTGCATTAA
- a CDS encoding FAD-binding and (Fe-S)-binding domain-containing protein, translating into MLKSPYNDLHKDLQKNFAEERLITDPLRTLAYGTDASFYRLIPQIVVIVETEEEVQELLSQCRSHNTPVTFRAAGTSLSGQAVTDSVLGLLGDNWNGFSLAEDHATVSLQPGVIGGQANAKLAPFGKKIGPDPASINAAKIGGIAANNASGMCCGTAQNSYRTLSAMRLILQDGTLLDTGDQTSIDLFRQSHSELLNALAGLRDEIKADPVLAGRIEKKFKIKNTTGYSLNALIDYEDPIDILQHLMIGSEGTLGFIAEVTYKTCVEHSHKASAMVYFETTQIAARAVQALKSAPVSAVELVDRAGLHSVEDKPGMPSFLKDLPEDATALLIEVRGENCGELTELIEAATQSFAHIETVQPVEFSDDPEVCARYWGIRKGLFPLVGAMRETGTSVIIEDIAFPIEHLADGLEDLHHIFKDYHYDEAIIFGHALEGNLHFVFTQDFNTESEVERYGKFMDAVCEMVVKKYDGSLKAEHGTGRNMAPFVEMEWGADAFGLMKRIKALFDPQELLNPGVIINEDKEIHVKNLKPLPASEAIVDKCIECGFCEPKCPSRHLTLTPRQRIVGWREISRREDAGENSKDLRDLYAYQGMDTCAACGLCATACPVGIETGALIKLLRGKEAGDSAGKIGQWFADHYGTAMSATSMGLKAANLAHGILGSKVMQGMSDGMRKISGERTPRWTAAMPTGISFKPEPSPATEKDVVVYIPSCASRTMGPARGDDKKTPLPVVTERLLKRAGYAVRYPEGLNKLCCGQPFDSKGLKETADHKAEELEVALLQASEGGKYPVVFDTSPCAFRMNALKGEKLKSYDMTEFMHDHVMSRLELTKIERKVAIHPTCSTQKMALDGKMKAVVQACVSEVVIPEGVGCCGWAGDKGFTTPELNAHALRKLPDSLEGVEEGYSTSRTCEIGLSEKAGFPYRSIVYLLDECTKG; encoded by the coding sequence ATGCTGAAATCTCCCTACAATGACCTCCATAAAGACTTGCAAAAAAACTTTGCTGAGGAACGGCTCATCACTGACCCGTTGCGCACCCTTGCTTATGGAACAGACGCCAGCTTTTATCGCTTGATCCCGCAAATTGTGGTGATTGTGGAAACTGAAGAAGAGGTTCAGGAACTTCTTTCACAATGTCGCAGCCATAACACGCCCGTGACCTTTCGCGCAGCAGGCACCAGCCTTTCAGGCCAAGCAGTAACCGATAGTGTTTTGGGCCTTCTTGGTGATAACTGGAATGGCTTTAGTCTGGCGGAAGATCATGCAACGGTTAGCCTGCAACCCGGTGTAATTGGCGGGCAAGCCAATGCCAAGCTGGCCCCCTTTGGTAAAAAGATCGGGCCGGACCCGGCTTCAATCAATGCGGCGAAAATTGGCGGGATTGCAGCTAATAACGCCTCAGGTATGTGTTGTGGAACTGCGCAAAATAGTTATCGCACGCTTTCTGCCATGCGCCTTATTTTACAAGATGGCACGTTGCTGGATACGGGGGATCAAACCTCTATTGATCTTTTTCGCCAATCCCATTCAGAGCTGCTTAATGCACTGGCGGGTTTGCGCGATGAGATCAAGGCTGACCCGGTTTTAGCCGGGCGTATTGAAAAGAAATTCAAAATCAAAAATACTACGGGCTATAGTCTGAATGCATTGATTGATTATGAAGACCCGATTGATATTTTGCAGCATTTGATGATTGGCTCAGAAGGTACCTTGGGCTTTATTGCAGAAGTTACCTATAAGACCTGTGTGGAACATAGCCATAAGGCTTCTGCCATGGTCTATTTTGAAACCACGCAAATTGCTGCGCGTGCCGTGCAGGCCTTGAAATCCGCACCTGTTTCAGCCGTGGAACTGGTGGACCGCGCAGGCCTTCATAGTGTTGAAGATAAGCCGGGTATGCCGTCTTTCTTAAAAGACTTACCTGAAGACGCTACTGCCTTGTTAATAGAGGTGCGTGGTGAAAACTGTGGGGAGCTCACCGAGCTTATTGAAGCCGCTACACAGTCTTTTGCCCATATTGAAACGGTGCAACCTGTTGAGTTTTCAGATGACCCTGAAGTGTGCGCGCGCTACTGGGGCATTCGCAAAGGGCTCTTCCCGCTTGTGGGGGCTATGCGTGAAACAGGCACCAGTGTGATTATTGAAGATATTGCCTTTCCCATTGAACATTTGGCTGATGGTCTGGAAGACTTGCACCATATTTTCAAAGACTACCATTATGACGAGGCGATCATTTTTGGTCATGCCTTGGAAGGGAACCTGCATTTTGTTTTCACACAGGATTTCAACACCGAAAGTGAAGTTGAACGTTACGGCAAGTTTATGGATGCCGTCTGTGAAATGGTGGTTAAAAAATATGATGGCTCGCTTAAGGCTGAACATGGCACAGGGCGCAATATGGCCCCTTTTGTGGAGATGGAATGGGGCGCAGATGCCTTTGGCCTGATGAAGCGCATCAAGGCATTGTTTGACCCCCAAGAGCTGTTGAACCCAGGGGTGATTATCAATGAAGATAAAGAAATTCATGTCAAAAACCTCAAACCCCTGCCAGCTTCAGAAGCCATTGTGGATAAATGTATCGAATGTGGTTTTTGTGAACCTAAATGCCCGTCTCGTCACCTGACCTTAACACCGCGTCAACGCATCGTCGGCTGGCGTGAGATTTCACGGCGCGAGGATGCGGGTGAAAACAGTAAGGATTTGCGCGATCTTTATGCCTATCAGGGCATGGATACGTGTGCGGCTTGCGGGCTTTGTGCAACGGCTTGCCCGGTGGGGATTGAAACCGGGGCCTTGATCAAGCTTTTGCGTGGTAAAGAAGCTGGGGACAGTGCCGGCAAGATCGGTCAATGGTTTGCTGATCATTACGGCACAGCCATGAGTGCGACCTCTATGGGGCTCAAAGCGGCAAACTTGGCCCATGGTATTTTAGGCTCAAAAGTCATGCAGGGCATGAGCGATGGGATGCGCAAAATCTCAGGGGAACGCACCCCGCGCTGGACAGCTGCCATGCCCACAGGGATTTCCTTTAAGCCAGAACCTTCCCCAGCTACAGAAAAAGATGTGGTGGTTTATATCCCAAGCTGTGCGTCACGCACCATGGGGCCTGCGCGCGGGGATGATAAGAAAACCCCATTGCCCGTGGTGACTGAGCGCCTGCTTAAGCGCGCAGGCTATGCGGTGCGCTATCCTGAAGGTCTTAATAAGCTATGTTGTGGTCAGCCCTTTGATAGTAAAGGCCTAAAAGAAACCGCTGATCATAAGGCAGAAGAGTTGGAAGTTGCCCTGCTTCAGGCCTCAGAAGGGGGGAAGTATCCGGTTGTGTTTGATACCTCACCTTGCGCGTTTCGCATGAATGCCCTGAAAGGGGAAAAGCTGAAAAGTTATGACATGACAGAATTTATGCATGATCATGTGATGAGCCGACTCGAGTTAACCAAAATAGAACGCAAAGTTGCGATCCATCCCACATGCTCCACACAGAAAATGGCCCTTGATGGCAAGATGAAAGCTGTTGTGCAAGCCTGTGTTAGTGAGGTGGTCATCCCTGAAGGGGTCGGCTGTTGTGGCTGGGCAGGTGATAAAGGCTTTACAACGCCTGAGCTAAACGCCCATGCCTTGCGCAAACTCCCAGATAGCCTTGAAGGCGTGGAGGAAGGATACTCAACCAGCCGGACCTGTGAAATAGGCTTATCAGAAAAAGCAGGCTTTCCTTATCGCTCAATCGTGTATCTTTTAGATGAGTGCACAAAAGGATAA